The Gilliamella apicola genome window below encodes:
- a CDS encoding NlpC/P60 family protein, whose product MTKKENRQLKMLPSNFFSVKKRFFVTLLFSIFMLFGCSSTTTATVNTSYGVKSAKVTKQDALMLAKIDSHYKKWYKTPYRYGGMTLAGSDCSGLVVNFFKNKLSKTLPRSTAEQAQLGYKVTTPKAGDLVFFKTGRSRSGLHVGIYYANGKFLHASTSKGVIYSNMNEDYWKKHYWMTRRVTGG is encoded by the coding sequence ATGACAAAAAAAGAGAATCGACAATTGAAAATGTTGCCGAGCAACTTTTTTAGTGTAAAAAAGCGTTTTTTCGTAACATTGCTGTTTTCTATCTTTATGTTATTTGGTTGTAGCAGCACTACAACAGCTACTGTCAATACAAGTTATGGAGTTAAATCGGCAAAAGTGACTAAACAAGATGCACTGATGTTAGCCAAAATCGATTCCCACTATAAAAAATGGTATAAAACACCCTATCGTTATGGTGGTATGACTTTGGCTGGTAGTGATTGTTCCGGTTTGGTTGTTAATTTTTTTAAAAATAAACTTTCTAAAACATTACCAAGAAGTACTGCAGAGCAAGCTCAATTAGGTTACAAAGTTACCACCCCTAAAGCAGGTGATTTAGTGTTTTTCAAAACAGGTCGTAGTCGAAGCGGTTTACATGTTGGCATCTATTATGCAAATGGCAAATTTTTACATGCTTCAACGTCAAAAGGTGTAATTTATTCAAATATGAATGAAGACTATTGGAAAAAACATTACTGGATGACGCGTCGAGTGACCGGTGGTTAA